A region of uncultured Carboxylicivirga sp. DNA encodes the following proteins:
- the atpG gene encoding ATP synthase F1 subunit gamma: MPSLKDIRIRINSVKTTRQVTSAMKMVSAAKFKKAQDDISHIRPYVDRLAGIIFDLSQSLDDDVELEWSAKRDPNKVLLVVVSSNRGLCGAFNSNVIKETERVIKTKYNYQFKQGNLDIFAIGKQAQKILKSHGYPVVKDFNDLYTNTRFESAKEIAVEIMESFRNGTYDDVVLIYNEFKNAAVQEVRSEQFLPLQLAEAGSGVYSSVDYIVEPDKISFIKKVIPEALQTMFYSVILESLASEHGARMTSMHKATDNATDMLTELQLIYNKARQGAITTEILEIVGGAEALKK; encoded by the coding sequence ATGCCAAGTTTAAAGGATATACGAATCAGGATTAATTCTGTTAAAACAACTAGGCAGGTAACCAGTGCCATGAAAATGGTATCGGCAGCTAAGTTTAAAAAAGCACAGGATGATATCTCGCATATCCGTCCATATGTGGATCGGTTGGCAGGTATTATTTTTGATTTGAGTCAGTCACTTGATGATGACGTTGAGTTGGAATGGTCAGCAAAACGTGATCCGAATAAGGTACTTTTGGTGGTTGTATCATCTAACAGAGGATTGTGTGGTGCCTTTAACAGTAATGTTATTAAAGAGACTGAGAGGGTTATTAAAACCAAGTACAATTATCAATTTAAACAGGGTAATCTCGATATTTTTGCAATTGGTAAGCAGGCCCAAAAGATTCTTAAATCTCATGGATATCCGGTTGTAAAAGATTTTAATGACCTTTATACAAATACAAGATTTGAATCAGCTAAGGAAATTGCTGTTGAAATAATGGAGTCCTTCCGAAATGGAACTTATGATGACGTTGTGTTGATCTATAATGAGTTTAAAAATGCAGCGGTACAGGAAGTAAGATCCGAACAATTTCTTCCATTACAATTGGCTGAAGCTGGAAGTGGAGTTTATAGTAGTGTTGACTACATAGTTGAACCTGATAAAATCTCCTTTATTAAAAAGGTAATTCCTGAAGCATTACAAACCATGTTTTATAGTGTTATTCTTGAATCATTGGCTTCAGAACATGGGGCCAGAATGACATCGATGCATAAGGCAACCGATAATGCAACTGATATGTTAACCGAATTACAATTGATTTATAATAAGGCTCGACAAGGCGCTATTACAACTGAAATTCTTGAGATTGTTGGTGGAGCTGAAGCATTGAAGAAGTAA
- a CDS encoding LytTR family DNA-binding domain-containing protein, with the protein MDRIKCLIVDDEELAIDVLKEYVSRIDYLELTGSCRNALEAMTFLNENKVDLIFLDIQMPGLTGLQLLKNMTNRPEVIMTTAYSEYALEGFELQVLDYLIKPIPFDRFIKAINRFLKLRQPNITLNESSQSDLYNDTFIFVKSDKMMIKVLLREITYVESLRNYVAIHLTNGKMVKTMNTISNIEDKLPETHFLRVHRSFIIAIDKIDSFMSGSFKINSEIVPIGRQYKELVKRILDQNSID; encoded by the coding sequence ATGGATAGAATCAAGTGTTTAATTGTGGACGATGAGGAACTGGCCATTGATGTACTAAAAGAATATGTGAGCCGGATAGATTACCTTGAATTGACAGGGTCGTGCCGAAATGCATTGGAAGCAATGACTTTTCTGAATGAGAATAAGGTTGATCTTATTTTTCTGGATATACAAATGCCGGGACTTACGGGTTTGCAATTGTTAAAGAACATGACCAACAGACCCGAGGTAATCATGACAACCGCCTATTCTGAATATGCATTGGAAGGCTTCGAGCTACAGGTTTTAGATTATCTGATAAAACCCATTCCTTTTGATCGCTTTATAAAAGCCATTAATCGCTTTCTTAAACTTCGCCAACCCAATATTACTTTGAACGAAAGCTCCCAGTCTGACTTATACAACGATACATTTATCTTTGTGAAGTCTGATAAGATGATGATTAAAGTTTTGTTGCGTGAAATTACTTATGTAGAAAGTCTACGAAACTATGTAGCCATTCACCTCACAAATGGCAAAATGGTTAAAACCATGAATACAATCAGTAATATAGAAGATAAACTACCCGAGACTCATTTCCTGAGGGTACATCGATCCTTTATTATCGCCATTGACAAAATAGATAGTTTTATGTCGGGGAGCTTCAAAATAAACTCCGAAATCGTTCCTATTGGCCGCCAGTATAAAGAATTGGTTAAACGAATCTTAGATCAAAACAGTATTGATTAA
- the atpE gene encoding ATP synthase F0 subunit C, whose product MEGLSLTAIGLGLIVIGVGYGIGRIAGSALESMARQPEISSKIQTAMIIAAALIEGVALFAIVVALMKG is encoded by the coding sequence ATGGAAGGTTTGTCATTGACCGCAATAGGCTTAGGCTTAATTGTTATCGGAGTAGGTTATGGTATTGGTAGAATTGCAGGAAGTGCTTTAGAATCTATGGCACGTCAACCTGAAATCAGTTCTAAAATTCAAACTGCTATGATTATTGCTGCAGCACTTATTGAAGGGGTTGCTCTGTTTGCAATTGTTGTTGCCTTGATGAAAGGATAA
- a CDS encoding TerB family tellurite resistance protein encodes MSVKTRLYDAFGEMLYVVAMADGIIQPKEIEVLHSALKKHPSGKDIEWSFDYERLHQTDVEELYQKVLNICQENGPDPEYQMLVDVMEEVAHSSNGINPDEQKVIDRFIHELTDRFKNDIKDI; translated from the coding sequence ATGAGTGTAAAAACCCGCCTTTATGATGCTTTTGGTGAAATGTTGTATGTTGTGGCAATGGCTGATGGTATTATTCAACCTAAAGAAATTGAGGTGTTGCACAGTGCCTTAAAAAAGCATCCATCGGGAAAGGATATTGAATGGTCTTTTGATTACGAGCGCCTGCATCAGACAGATGTGGAAGAGTTGTACCAGAAAGTGTTGAATATCTGCCAGGAGAACGGTCCGGATCCTGAGTATCAGATGCTGGTTGATGTGATGGAGGAGGTTGCTCATTCAAGTAATGGCATCAATCCTGACGAGCAAAAGGTAATTGATCGATTTATTCATGAGTTAACCGATCGTTTTAAAAATGATATTAAAGATATTTAA
- the atpA gene encoding F0F1 ATP synthase subunit alpha has product MDTIKPAEVSDLLKKQIAGFQTATDLEEVGTVLQVGDGIARVYGLTNVKSNELVELDSCTGVVLNLEQDNVGIVLFGSSQAVKEGDLVKRTGRIASIRAGEGMLGRVINAIGEPIDGKGPISGDTYEMPLERKAPQVIYRQPVKQPLQTGLRAVDAMTPIGRGQRELIIGDRQTGKTAIAIDTIINQRSFFEAGEPVYCIYVAVGQKGSTVAQIVNTLEKHGAMEYTVVVSAPAADPSAMQFYAPFSGTAIGEFFRDTGRSALIVYDDLSKQAVSYREVSLLLRRPPGREAYPGDVFYLHSRLLERAAKIIESDEIAAKMNDLPESLKPIVKGGGSLTALPIIETQAGDVSAYIPTNVISITDGQIFLESDLFNSGVRPAINVGISVSRVGGSAQIKPMKKVAGTLKLDQAQYRELEAFAKFGSDLDPATMMVLDKGRKNVELLKQPQYNPTRVGHQVAIIYCGTKGLLREVPADKVKLWEKEFVDSLDVRHSKMIEEIEAGAYSDEITKKIEEVAADVVAQIIKE; this is encoded by the coding sequence ATGGATACGATAAAACCGGCTGAAGTATCGGATTTATTAAAAAAACAGATTGCAGGCTTCCAAACAGCAACTGATTTGGAAGAGGTTGGCACAGTTTTACAAGTGGGTGATGGTATCGCCCGTGTTTATGGTTTAACCAACGTTAAGTCAAACGAATTGGTTGAATTAGATTCATGTACGGGAGTTGTGCTTAACCTAGAGCAAGATAATGTGGGTATAGTATTATTTGGCTCTTCGCAGGCTGTAAAAGAAGGAGATTTGGTGAAACGTACCGGTCGAATTGCTTCTATCCGCGCCGGAGAAGGTATGTTGGGACGTGTTATAAATGCCATTGGTGAACCCATTGATGGCAAAGGTCCTATTAGCGGTGATACTTACGAAATGCCTCTGGAACGAAAAGCTCCACAGGTTATTTACCGACAACCAGTTAAGCAACCTTTACAAACCGGTTTAAGAGCTGTAGATGCCATGACACCTATTGGTCGTGGGCAGCGTGAGTTAATTATTGGAGACCGTCAGACAGGAAAAACTGCGATTGCAATTGATACAATCATAAATCAACGATCATTTTTCGAAGCAGGAGAACCTGTTTATTGTATATATGTTGCTGTTGGGCAAAAAGGTAGTACTGTTGCTCAGATCGTAAATACACTTGAGAAACATGGAGCGATGGAATATACGGTTGTTGTTTCTGCTCCTGCAGCCGATCCGTCAGCAATGCAGTTTTATGCTCCTTTCTCAGGAACTGCTATTGGCGAATTCTTCCGTGACACTGGTCGGTCAGCCTTGATTGTTTATGATGATTTATCTAAACAAGCAGTTTCTTATCGTGAAGTTAGTTTGTTATTACGTCGTCCTCCAGGTCGTGAAGCATATCCGGGTGATGTGTTCTATTTACATAGCCGTTTATTGGAACGTGCAGCTAAAATCATTGAATCAGATGAGATTGCAGCAAAAATGAACGACTTACCTGAGTCATTAAAACCTATTGTTAAGGGAGGTGGATCATTAACAGCCCTGCCTATTATCGAAACACAGGCAGGTGACGTATCAGCATATATTCCAACCAATGTCATTTCAATTACCGACGGTCAGATTTTCCTTGAGAGTGATTTATTTAATTCAGGAGTTAGACCAGCGATTAACGTAGGTATTTCAGTTTCTCGTGTTGGTGGTAGTGCTCAGATTAAACCAATGAAAAAGGTTGCAGGTACTTTAAAACTTGATCAGGCACAATATCGCGAACTGGAAGCATTTGCCAAATTCGGTTCTGATCTTGATCCGGCTACTATGATGGTGCTGGATAAAGGAAGAAAGAATGTTGAATTATTAAAGCAACCTCAATATAATCCAACAAGAGTAGGTCATCAGGTGGCCATTATTTATTGTGGTACCAAAGGGTTATTACGAGAAGTTCCTGCAGATAAAGTAAAATTGTGGGAAAAAGAATTTGTTGATTCGTTGGATGTGCGTCACAGTAAGATGATTGAAGAAATTGAGGCTGGAGCATACAGTGATGAAATAACAAAAAAGATTGAAGAAGTTGCTGCAGATGTTGTAGCACAAATTATTAAAGAATAG
- the atpH gene encoding ATP synthase F1 subunit delta — MNRSLIANRYASALFKLASEQGNLEQVNNDIILLKSYCDEAEGFIELLNSPVVKPQQKKDALHSVLEKRIQNSTMSFIDLLINNSREVLLEDIIRGFISLFKKEKGIKAVTLYTAIELDKQQVDGLMQYLRKQFNSPIELILKVDPALLGGFKLTIDGKMADASLSSKLKNMKKQLLS, encoded by the coding sequence ATGAATAGGAGTTTAATAGCCAATAGATACGCAAGCGCATTATTTAAACTGGCTTCGGAGCAAGGTAATCTTGAGCAGGTGAATAATGATATTATTCTCTTGAAAAGTTATTGCGATGAGGCAGAGGGATTTATTGAGCTCTTAAATAGCCCGGTTGTTAAACCACAACAGAAAAAAGATGCTCTGCACTCTGTTCTTGAAAAGAGGATTCAGAACTCCACAATGAGCTTTATTGATTTATTAATCAACAATAGTCGCGAAGTATTATTGGAAGATATCATTAGGGGATTTATAAGTTTATTTAAGAAGGAGAAAGGTATTAAAGCTGTTACACTCTATACTGCTATTGAATTGGATAAGCAGCAAGTGGACGGATTAATGCAATACCTTCGTAAACAATTTAATTCACCTATTGAGCTCATTTTAAAAGTTGATCCTGCCTTGTTAGGAGGTTTTAAACTTACCATTGATGGTAAGATGGCGGATGCCAGCCTGAGTTCGAAGTTGAAAAATATGAAGAAGCAATTACTCAGTTAA
- a CDS encoding isoaspartyl peptidase/L-asparaginase: protein MAKLSAFLLILILMVSCQTQSQKPQWTIAIHGGAGNLDKNLFDEETTRKYEAGLSEALELGINMLENGASAVDVVEKVVNVLEDNPLFNAGKGAVFTNDGRNELDAAIMDGRDLNAGTIAGVGDIKNPVSAARMVMDKSPHVMMVGKGASKFAAENGIEMVDSSYFFTEKRWQSLQKALQKAGKNGTVGCVVMDKMGNLAAATSTGGMNNKRYGRVGDVPIIGAGTYANNKTCAVSATGHGEYFIRYTVAHDISALMEYKGMSLSDAAHTVVNGKLNSEAGNGGVIAVDKNGNFVLEMNSTGMFRGWANSLGEKGVAIFKN from the coding sequence ATGGCAAAGTTATCGGCATTTCTTTTAATTCTTATTTTGATGGTTTCGTGCCAAACTCAATCACAGAAGCCTCAATGGACGATCGCCATACATGGCGGAGCCGGAAATCTGGATAAGAATTTGTTTGATGAGGAAACAACCAGAAAATATGAAGCAGGATTATCTGAAGCACTGGAGTTGGGAATTAATATGCTTGAAAATGGAGCTTCAGCTGTTGATGTGGTAGAAAAAGTAGTGAATGTTTTGGAAGACAATCCACTTTTTAACGCAGGTAAAGGTGCTGTATTTACAAACGATGGCCGTAACGAACTGGATGCAGCCATTATGGATGGACGCGATTTGAATGCAGGAACAATTGCCGGAGTGGGTGATATTAAAAATCCGGTTAGTGCTGCCAGAATGGTTATGGATAAATCACCTCATGTGATGATGGTTGGTAAAGGAGCTTCAAAGTTTGCTGCTGAAAATGGAATAGAGATGGTTGATAGTAGTTACTTTTTTACTGAGAAAAGATGGCAAAGTCTGCAAAAGGCTTTACAGAAAGCAGGAAAGAATGGCACGGTTGGCTGTGTGGTGATGGATAAAATGGGTAATCTGGCTGCAGCAACATCAACTGGTGGAATGAATAATAAAAGATATGGACGAGTAGGTGATGTGCCGATCATTGGAGCCGGAACCTATGCTAATAACAAAACTTGCGCAGTTTCGGCAACCGGTCACGGAGAGTACTTTATACGTTATACAGTTGCTCATGATATTTCAGCCTTGATGGAATATAAAGGTATGAGTCTTTCTGATGCTGCGCATACTGTAGTAAACGGAAAACTAAATAGTGAAGCAGGTAATGGAGGTGTAATTGCCGTTGATAAAAACGGTAATTTTGTGTTAGAGATGAACTCGACCGGCATGTTCCGAGGATGGGCTAATTCGTTAGGTGAAAAAGGAGTTGCAATATTTAAAAACTAA
- a CDS encoding TylF/MycF/NovP-related O-methyltransferase, with protein MSIIQFLNLILIVLAASFGLSYFWSFYTHKLFKPFIWLDHQKKDLLSKIMLKEEKTDKDKIRFYSHWLQLKRIKDKNIEGDLAELGVYKGETAKLIHHMLTDRKLYLFDSFSGLPKQVIREDCDGTVRPQTVKFDNTTPTEVTKYISGNGNIEIKEGVFPETTSGLEDKQFAFVHIDADLYQSTIDALNFFYPRLNPEGCIIIHDYNHNWEGVKKAVDEFEATIPECFLPIADMYGSTILIKNK; from the coding sequence ATGAGTATTATTCAGTTTCTTAATCTTATACTGATTGTTTTAGCTGCCTCATTTGGGTTGAGCTATTTCTGGAGTTTTTACACCCATAAATTGTTTAAACCCTTTATCTGGTTAGATCATCAGAAAAAAGATTTACTGAGTAAAATAATGCTGAAAGAAGAAAAGACTGATAAAGATAAAATACGATTCTATAGCCATTGGCTTCAGTTGAAACGCATCAAAGATAAGAATATTGAAGGTGATCTTGCTGAATTAGGAGTGTATAAAGGTGAAACAGCCAAACTGATTCATCATATGTTAACTGATAGAAAACTATATTTATTTGATAGTTTTAGTGGTCTTCCAAAACAAGTCATTCGTGAAGATTGCGATGGAACTGTTCGCCCTCAAACGGTTAAGTTTGACAATACCACACCTACCGAAGTCACTAAATACATTAGTGGAAACGGAAATATTGAAATAAAAGAAGGCGTATTTCCTGAAACTACAAGTGGTTTGGAAGATAAACAATTTGCTTTTGTTCATATTGATGCCGATTTATACCAATCGACTATTGATGCACTTAACTTTTTCTACCCACGTTTGAATCCGGAAGGATGTATTATTATTCATGATTACAACCACAACTGGGAAGGCGTTAAAAAAGCTGTTGATGAATTTGAAGCAACCATTCCGGAATGTTTTCTGCCAATTGCTGACATGTATGGTTCAACCATACTAATTAAAAACAAATAA
- a CDS encoding patatin-like phospholipase family protein, translating into MTKPILFILLLVFPILAIAQEKDSCVTRPKIGLVLSGGGAKGLAHIGVIKVLEEAGIRPDYIAGTSMGSIIGGLYASGYTPDEMDSIVRDIDWSVVLSDMVPLTDVVPIEKNDYNRFQLEFDITKDGLTMPSGMVQGQRISELLSQLTWHVSDIEDFDDLPIPFRCVAADLIKGTTHVFDSGDLMTAMRSSMAIPSVFTPVILDSMYLVDGGVLDNFPVSTAIKMGADIIIGVNVGNEDYPTLKDLNSITKVLLNSAMIGSNQETLKAIDLCSFIVTPHLDPYGASSFFDAIDIIQRGETAARLQFDTFKQLADSLNKIGPTPQPEQIQKEEKILVSKISILNRKDISKSYFYSNLGFRTGDSITVEDINNGMRRLIGTRFYNNISYEINKTDGEYHLIFNTIEAQPAKAKFSLRYDNELKAGIVANITLRNLVSKNSRFSVTGDISEDPRLSANLITYLGEGQRVGYLTEFYLERTPLPLYREDAKKYGTFNYFTTRASIGTSFTLKRRSMLEFKLNWKEVKVSERSGIPELFDNQIERFGNGFFRAQAILDVNTLNKRFFATSGKHIRIAINSNLKSYKLYKGIETSQPFVDPFIQVPNDYYLSGIASYKKHFPVSNSIHMSTQIAGGGSFNNAPFFEHFFIGGTIYNQGLETISFAGLNYREKIVENFLMAQTEFNYKIGQILFGHVSINAIYATEYGNNQFDSRQYMMSPGEFILGANTGVAINSIIGPITFGVGTNTTDYKPRLYLTMGFPFQ; encoded by the coding sequence ATGACCAAACCAATTCTGTTTATATTACTCCTAGTTTTTCCAATTCTTGCGATAGCACAAGAAAAAGACAGCTGCGTAACTCGGCCCAAAATAGGATTGGTCCTTAGTGGTGGTGGAGCTAAAGGACTGGCACATATCGGTGTAATAAAAGTACTGGAAGAAGCTGGTATCAGACCAGATTACATTGCCGGAACCAGCATGGGTAGCATAATAGGAGGTTTGTATGCCAGTGGATACACTCCTGATGAAATGGATTCAATTGTTAGAGATATAGATTGGTCTGTTGTTTTAAGCGATATGGTTCCGTTAACAGATGTGGTACCTATAGAAAAAAACGACTACAATCGCTTCCAGCTTGAATTTGACATCACTAAGGATGGATTGACAATGCCATCGGGAATGGTTCAAGGACAGCGTATCTCTGAACTCCTATCACAACTTACATGGCATGTTTCTGACATTGAAGATTTTGATGATTTACCCATACCATTCAGATGTGTTGCTGCCGATTTAATAAAAGGTACAACACATGTTTTCGACAGTGGCGATTTAATGACAGCCATGCGGTCAAGCATGGCGATACCAAGTGTTTTCACACCTGTAATATTGGATTCAATGTATCTGGTTGATGGTGGCGTACTGGATAATTTCCCGGTTTCAACAGCAATTAAGATGGGTGCAGACATTATCATTGGTGTTAATGTAGGTAATGAAGATTATCCTACCTTGAAAGATTTAAACAGTATCACAAAAGTATTGCTTAATTCAGCCATGATTGGAAGTAATCAGGAAACATTGAAAGCAATTGATTTATGCAGTTTCATTGTAACACCACATTTGGACCCATACGGAGCATCCAGTTTTTTTGATGCCATTGATATTATCCAAAGAGGAGAAACAGCAGCCCGCTTACAATTTGACACCTTCAAACAATTAGCTGATTCACTTAACAAGATTGGTCCAACACCTCAGCCAGAACAAATTCAAAAAGAAGAAAAGATACTGGTAAGTAAAATAAGCATTCTAAACCGAAAAGATATTTCAAAAAGTTATTTCTACAGTAATTTGGGATTTAGAACCGGCGATTCGATAACTGTAGAGGACATCAACAATGGCATGCGTCGTTTGATAGGCACTCGATTTTATAACAACATTAGCTATGAAATTAATAAAACAGATGGAGAGTATCATCTTATCTTCAATACGATCGAAGCCCAACCAGCCAAAGCCAAGTTCTCTTTACGATATGATAATGAATTAAAAGCAGGCATAGTTGCCAATATCACTTTACGAAATCTGGTATCAAAAAACAGTCGGTTTAGTGTAACCGGTGATATCTCCGAAGATCCACGTTTATCAGCAAATCTAATAACTTATTTAGGCGAAGGACAGAGAGTCGGCTACCTGACTGAATTTTATCTTGAACGAACTCCACTTCCTCTTTATCGCGAAGACGCAAAAAAATACGGGACATTTAACTATTTTACAACGAGGGCTTCAATCGGCACATCCTTTACACTCAAACGAAGGTCCATGCTTGAATTTAAGCTAAACTGGAAAGAAGTAAAAGTAAGTGAAAGAAGTGGTATACCTGAATTATTTGACAATCAGATTGAACGTTTTGGGAATGGTTTTTTCAGAGCTCAGGCAATTTTGGATGTAAACACATTAAATAAACGTTTTTTTGCCACTAGTGGAAAACACATACGAATTGCCATTAATTCAAATCTTAAAAGTTATAAGCTCTATAAAGGAATCGAAACAAGTCAGCCTTTTGTCGATCCATTTATTCAAGTTCCAAATGACTATTACTTATCAGGTATAGCCAGTTATAAAAAACACTTTCCAGTTTCCAATTCAATCCATATGTCAACGCAAATTGCAGGAGGAGGCTCTTTTAATAACGCCCCATTCTTTGAGCATTTCTTCATTGGAGGAACTATCTATAATCAGGGACTTGAAACAATTTCGTTTGCCGGATTAAATTATCGGGAAAAGATTGTTGAAAATTTCCTTATGGCGCAAACAGAATTCAACTATAAAATCGGCCAAATACTTTTTGGACATGTTAGTATCAATGCCATTTATGCCACTGAGTATGGAAATAATCAATTTGATTCAAGGCAATACATGATGAGTCCGGGTGAATTTATTCTGGGTGCCAATACCGGTGTGGCAATCAACAGTATAATAGGTCCTATTACTTTTGGAGTAGGAACCAATACTACCGACTATAAACCAAGATTATATCTAACTATGGGATTTCCATTTCAATAA
- the atpF gene encoding F0F1 ATP synthase subunit B, which translates to MGLLTPDPGLVFWTTITFGILVLLLRKFAWKPILHALRAREETIEFSLAAAAKAKAEIEDLNVEKEKILIAAKEERDGLIKEARELKQNIVDDARSKAQEEADKIIVSARQQIEREKSDAIQEMKRQVAELSVNIAGKLLEQELESTDKQKAIIDRYLQEVNFN; encoded by the coding sequence ATGGGATTATTGACACCTGATCCCGGGTTAGTCTTTTGGACGACCATAACGTTTGGTATATTGGTTTTACTGCTTAGGAAATTCGCCTGGAAACCAATTTTACATGCATTAAGAGCACGCGAAGAAACAATTGAATTTTCTCTAGCAGCTGCAGCTAAAGCTAAAGCTGAGATTGAGGATTTGAATGTTGAAAAGGAAAAAATACTCATTGCAGCCAAAGAAGAACGAGATGGTTTAATAAAGGAAGCCAGGGAATTAAAGCAAAACATCGTGGATGATGCACGTAGTAAGGCTCAGGAAGAAGCAGATAAGATTATCGTATCTGCCCGTCAGCAAATTGAGCGTGAAAAAAGTGATGCCATCCAGGAAATGAAACGACAAGTAGCCGAATTGTCTGTTAATATAGCTGGAAAGCTATTGGAACAGGAATTGGAATCTACTGATAAGCAGAAAGCCATAATTGACAGGTATCTGCAAGAGGTAAATTTTAACTAG